The DNA window ATTTGGTTGGTTTTTTACTAAATCCTCATAACGTTCCTGAGGAGTATCTTTTATTCTGGAAAGAAAAAGCCGTGCATAGTTGCTGAATCGTTGAAAAATAAAACTCTGGAATTTATCTTTCAGCTCAGGATAGGTTGACAGAAGCATCTCAAAGTCCTGCTTCTTAACTGAAAGAATTGTAGAAGGTTCAATGGTTTCAATGGAAAATAAGCTCGGAGTACTATTCATTACACTGTCAATTGAAGCCACCGGTTGCCCTTCAAAAAAGAATTGAAAAGTAATATCTTTCCCGTCTTTATTAAAACACTCCCGTAAACAACCCCTTTTTATGAAATGTATATAACTGGCTATTTCGCCTTCGTTTAGTAAAACAGTTCTGGCTGCCACCTGCCTTTCAATAAAGATATTTTCAAATCGGTCCCGATTCTCTTTATCTTCTCTTATCTTCTTAATTAGTTCATCAATCATACATGAGATTGTTTATTACACCACATTCCTTATCTTAAATATATGATATACAGTTTATCTATGTGTCTTATCGTGCGCAATATTCACAAAAATCCGGAACATACGCAAGGAATTTGCAGGAGATTTAAAAGACTGACCAGTAATAAGTCCGTAAATAGAATCTGGCTCTCATTATTCACCGAAAGCTTTTAAGAGATAGCCCGCCGGAGTACAACAAAACTCCGGTTTGCCTTTTCAAAAGTTATTCGGGATGTTTGTGAATTCTTGTACAAAAGAATGCATTCTTCTGTACAAAACAATTAATTCTTTTGTACAGAAGATATCATTGTTTTGTACAAAAGTGCAGAAACATCCCGCCTGAGATAAAAAAACTCACTCGGGAGTTTGAAGAAGCTCCCGTCGCATCTTTCCGGAGAGCCGGAGTGACATTTGATAAACTGCAAAACCACTACATAAATTTTAATTTTTCGAAAAAAGTCTTGCAGTCTAGCGCTAGGTGTATAAGTTGCTGTTTATAAGCGTAATACAGGTGCTAGATATACTTGAATAAGTCTTGCAGAAGTCTAGCAGTCTAGCGCTAGACTGCTAGACTTCCGCAAGAGTATTTTCGGAAAGTCTAGCGAGCATAACACACTAATATTTAACCACTTAAAAACAAAGTGCTAGACTGCTAGATACTTTTAGAAAAAACAAATATTTTGAGAATATACTTTGCTTATTTATCTCATAAAAATAAGAGATGTGTTTATTTCAGTTTAGCTCTAGGTATTAAAACTCACATTAAGAAAACTGTAAATAACTTATAATCTTGCAACTATCATTTCTTATCAAATGTAAAGAGAGATAATAGGGCATTTGACTATTTTTGCAAACAATTTGAAAAGACAGAAGTATATGACTTGGATTATTTTAATTGCCTATTTCACATTGAAGCGAATAATAAACTTACTTCCTTTTCCTACTTCACTCTCCACTGTGAGAGTGCCATTCTGGGCTTCAATAAAATCTTTTGAGATAGAAAGTCCTAAACCACTACCTTGTACTTTAGTTCCCGGAACCCGGAAATAACGGTCAAAGATACTTTCATGATAACGTGGATCGATACCTTTACCAAAGTCTTGCACAAACATCTCAACAACATCACCTATTTGCTGAGCACCAATAATAATTCTGGAATTCTCCTTAGAATAATGGATAGCATTGCTTAGCAGATTAGTGAGCACCCAGGCAATCTTTTCACTATCAACAAATAGTTTGGCTATCTTTTCTGGATATTCAACTTCAATGTGACAACCAAACTTTTCGGCCTGCATGCGAGTTGCCTTTATTGCATATTCAATTAACTCGATAGGTTTGGTAATCTTAGGCATTAATTGCAGTTTACCTGTCTCTACCTGCGTAAGTTTCAATAACTCACCAGTTATACTCAGCAACCGTTCACTGTTTTCCTTTATGCTGTGAGACAATGATTCCTGTTCTTCATTCAGTGAGCCAATCCGTTTATCTTCCAAGAGCTGTAAACTCATCATAATAGCCGAGATTGGAGTTTTCAGCTCGTGAGAAATAGTAGACAAAAATGTTGTTTTAGCCGTATCCAGCTCCTTAAATTCCGTAATATTCTTCAAAAGAATTACATCGCCAATATTATGAGGTTCCGTTTCACCAGTTTCAATAGTCCTTATAGGAATATAGTTAGCCTGAAAGTAGCTCTCTTTATTATCAGCATAAATTTTCAAAGGCTCCTTTTTCTCTTCCGGATTCACCAGTTCCCTAACCAGTCTCCGAAGTAAATCATTCTTCAGAGCAAGTTCCGCAGCCGACTTCCTGATTACATTTTCCCGTTTTAGATTAAGAATATTCAGTGCTTCATCGTTTATGAAAAGAATCTTTTTTTCGTTATCCAATCCAATGATTGGTTCTGTTATACTATTAACAATAGCTTCAATATACTTCTTGTTAGCAATAATATCTGCAAGAGTACTGACCCTGTATTCGTTCAGCCTTTCTGCCATTTTATTGAAAGAGGTAGAAACCTCACCAAATTCGCTTTTAGGCTCAAAGTTCAGTCGTTTATCATAATTATGATTAGCAATTTCCGTTATACCATTTATTAATTCCTTTATAGGCTTCAATATAGAATGAGGGAAGCGAAACAATATGCCCAAAGCAAAAACTATGCAGACAGCAAACGTCAGACAAATCCATAGCAGCGCATTCATAGCAGTTTGTTTGGCTACCGCACTTTTATGATAAATGGATGCCATATTCAAGGTCATAATGGTATAAATATCAGAACGCATTTCCCGTAAGCTCTGCTGATCATTCTTTATTCTATGCTTCTCAAAATGTACGGCCAGTTTATCCGTTGTTTCCTTCTCATTTACTTCGGTCAGATTTTTCTGTTGCATCTGCAAGTTTGATGTAAAAACCTGAAGAGCCTTCTTGCTTGTATTCAGTTCATCGAGAACGGACAACATATTCCTGCAATAATCCAGCGAATAGTTATTATTCGTATATATCTTATGAGTTTCGTTATTCAGCTTATTTATATAGCTCAACGAAAGAATGCCTAAGAGAACAATCATGGCAAAGAGCATTCCGATGCCGTAAGTGAGTTTAGTTTTTATTCTCATATCATTATCAGTTTAATCCTAGGACAAAATAATTAAATCGATATTTGCCTTGGATAGTGAATCAATAAATTTTTTATAGCGGGTAACAGAAAAGAACACTCTTGGAATATTGAAAGAGGGGCTTCCGATGCAAACAGTAGTAATCTGCCTCTCTTTGCACACTTTAATAATAGTTCCTATAATGTCTGAAGATTGTATTTGCACCACCTCACCTCCCAACTCAGTAGCCATTTTAAAGTGATTGAGTAAATGGCGTTGGTTGGCCAAAGGAATACGATCGGGAGCCTCCTTTGGTGTCTGTACATAAAGAGCAACAAACTTGGTATTATAGTGAGTAGCCAACCGGGCTGTTTTCCTTATAATCTTTCTAGGAGTTTTTTCATTCGCACTTATACACGCCAGAAAACGTTCGTGACGAATGCGGGAGAAATCCTGAATAAACTCATTCTCTACCTGTTTCTCTACCCGTAAGGCAACCTCTTTCAGAGCCAGTTCCCTTAACTGCAGAATGTTTTCCGTTTTAAAGAAATTATTCAGTGCTATCTGAATCTTATCAGGACGATAAATCTTTCCGGCTTTCAGTCGGGTAACCAGTTCTTCGGCAGTAAGGTCAATGTTTACCACCTCATCGGCCTGTTCAAGTACACTATCGGGAATACGTTCCTTTACCTCAATACCCGATATATCATGAATTTCCTCATTCAAGCTTTCAATATGCTGAATATTCACTGCACTAATTACGTTAATACCCGCATCGAGCAGAGAGATAACATCCTGCCATCTTTTCTCGTTCAAACTTCCTTCCACGTTTGTGTGAGCCAGTTCGTCCACAATCACAATCTCCGGGTGAATAAGGAGAATGCTTTGCAAGTCCATCTCCTCAATCTCCTTTCCTTTATAGAACACCTTCTTCCTGGGAATAACAGGCAACCCTTCAATCAAAGCTTCTGTTTCGGCTCTGCCGTGTGCTTCTATATAACCAATCTGCACATCTACCCCACTTTTAAGAAGATCATGCGCCTCCAGCAACATGCGATAAGTCTTCCCCACACCGGCAATCATGCCAATGTAGATCTTAAACTTACCTCTTCGCGACCTCTTGATTAAGTCGAGGAAATGCTGTACATTATTCTCGTCGTCCATGCCATTTCAATCATTTACTCACTTCATCCAAAGCAATATTCAGCTTCAGAACATTAATCTTTGCAGTTCCAAATATACCTAAAAAAGGTTTCTGTATCTGTTTTTCTACAATTTCTTTTACCATATTCTCATTCATACCGCGAGCTTTAGCCACACGTTTTATCTGCACATAAGCACATTGAGGAGTAATGTCCGGATCCAGTCCCGATCCGCTTGCAGTAACCATCTCCACAGGAACCTCACTACGCTTCAGGTAAGAATGATGAATTAAGAAAGAATCGATTCTGGCATCCACCTCCTTCAGATACTCCTTGTTAGTAACACTTTTATTACTACCTCCCGAAGCATCAGCAGCATAGTTTACAGCAGAAGGACGCCCCCAGAAATAAGTATCTTTTGTGAACTGTTGCCCCACATTGGCAGCACCAACCACTTTACCGTTGAGCATAACTAATTCCGCATTTCCTTTACCGGGAGATGCAATAAGAGCAAATACCCAAAGAACAGCAACATAACATATCCCTAACAACAAACAGAACATCAGGGTTATTTTTACCGATTTTATAAGAGTCGTTTTCATTTTGCGTACATATTAAATAAATAAACCAACAATGAGATCAATAATCTTAATTCCGATAAAAGGAACAATCACCCCTCCTCCGCCATAGATAAGCAAATTGCGTCTGAGCAGTGCAGAAGCACCTATCGGTTTATACTGAACTCCGGCTAAAGCCAATGGAATAAGTGCCGGAATAATCAGGGAATTAAAGATTATGGCCGACAGAATAGCACTTTCCGGACTATGCAACCCCATTACGTTCAAAGCAGCAAGCTGAGGTATAGACCACATGAACAATGCCGGAACAATGGCAAAATACTTAGCCACATCATTTGCAATGGAGAAAGTAGTTAATGTTCCACGAGTCATAAGTAACTGCTTACCTATTTCCACCACTTCTATCAATTTGGTAGGGTCGTTATCCAAATCCACCATATTACCAGCTTCCTTAGCTGCCTGCGTTCCACTATTCATCGCCACACCCACGTTTGCCTGAGCCAGAGCAGGAGCATCATTAGTTCCGTCACCCATCATTGCCACCAGTTTACCTGCTCCCTGTTCCTTCTTAATGTATTCCATCTTATCCTCCGGTTTGGCTTCTGCAATAAAATCGTCAACCCCGGCTTTTTCAGCAATATATTTAGCTGTAAGTGGATTATCTCCGGTAACCATCACCGTCTTAACCCCCATCTTCCTTAAACGTTCGAAGCGTTCCTGAATTCCCGGTTTTATAATATCCTGCAACTCAACCACTCCAACAATTTCCTTATTCACACAAACCACCAGAGGCGTACCACCATTATTAGCAATAGCCGAAGTCATTTCCTCCGTCTCTTTAGGGAACTTGTTTCCTGCCGATTCTGCAATTCGGCGAATAGAGTCGAAAGCACCCTTGCGTATCTGCGTTCCATCCTGCAAATCAACACCTGAACATTTCGTCTCTGCAGTAAACTTAATCATTCTGGCTCCTGTTGTATTCAGGTTTCTCATCCTTAGTCCCGATTCCCTTCCCAGTTCCACGATAGATCTGCCTTCCGGAGTTTCGTCAGCCATGGAAGAGAGCATACAAAACTCAATAAAAGCCCTTTCTTCCATTCCGTTTATCGGATAAAATTTCGTAGCTTTCCGGTTACCAATTGTGATTGTACCGGTTTTATCAAGCAGCAAAGTGTCTACATCGCCCGCAGTTTCCACAGCCTTACCCGATTTGGTAATTACGTTTGCCCGTAAAGCTCTATCCATCCCCGCTATACCTATTGCCGAAAGCAATCCACCTATTGTAGTAGGAATCAGACAGACAAAAAGAGAAATCAGGGAAGCTATTGTGATAGAAGCCTTACTATAATCGGCCAGAGGTTTTAAAGTCATGCACACAATGATAAAGACCAGCGTAAAGCCTGCCAATAAAATGGTCAAAGCTATTTCGTTCGGAGTTTTCTGGCGAGATGCACCTTCTACCAGAGCAATCATCTTATCAAGGAAGCTCTCTCCCGGCTGAGTAGAAACCATCACCTTTATTTCATCCGACAACACTTTTGTACCTCCCGTAACAGAGCTCTTATCTCCTCCGGCTTCACGAATCACCGGCGCACTTTCTCCCGTTATAGCACTCTCATCAATAGATGCCAAGCCCTCTATAATCTCACCGTCAGCCGGAATAATATCTCCAGCCTCACATTCAAAAATATCTCCCTTCCTCAATCTGGAACTACTTACAATTTCTATTTTACCATTGATAAGTTGTTTGGCAGGAGTCTCCTCACGCGTCTTTCTCAGGCTATCGGCCTGTGCTTTTCCCCTTGCTTCGGCAATAGCTTCCGCAAAGTTGGCAAACAGCAACGTAATAAATAGAATAACAAATACAGTTATATTATACCCAACCGATCCCTGACTACTATTAAAAACAGAGTAGCCCGTAACAAAAAGCATCACAGCAGTAGCCACTTCAACAGTAAACATAACCGGGTTCTTAATCATCATCCGTGGGTCTAACTTCACGAACGATTGTTTAAGGCTTGCTTTTACTTGCTCTTTAGGAAATAAAGAGGTTATTTTATTTTTTTCCATATTACTTCTTACAATTATAAACTTAACAGTTCGGCAATAGTGCTTAATGCATGTGTTGGGAAGAATGCCAAGGCAGCAATGATGCAGATCACAGCAAAGGTCATTACACCAAACGTAGACGTATCTGTTTTCAATGTTCCCGCACTTTCCGGAATAAATTTCTTTTTAGCCATCAAACCGGCAATAGCTACCTGACCAATTATAGGTATATACCTACTGAGAATAAGAATCAGTCCTGTGGAATAGTTCCAGAACGGAGTATTATCCTTCAAACCTTCAAATCCCGATCCATTATTTGCAGCACTGGATGTATATTCATAAAACATTTCACTCAGTCCATGGTATGACGGATTGTTGAGCCATCCGCCTTCTGCCGAAACCATTCCCGGATGATGAGTGTACAAATAAGCAGCGACAGCCGTTCCCAAAAGAATCATAAACGGATGAAAAAGAGCAAGAATAGTAGCAATTTTCATCTCCTTTGCTTCCACCTTCTTACCCAGCAGTTCAGGAGTACGACCCACCATTAGTCCACTTATAAACACAGCTATAATAATGAAAATATAGTAATTCAAGAAGCCAACGCCTACACCGCCAAACCACGAGTTAATCTGCATATTCAACATCTCAACCGTTCCCGAAAGCGGCTTCATACTATCGTGCATACCATTGACAGAGCCATTGGAAGTAGCCGTAGTACTTGAACTCCACAGAGCAGTAGCAGCAGATCCTATCCTCACCTCTTTTCCTTCCATAGCTCCTCCACTTTGGCTGATACCTTTAATCAGCGGATTGCCACTTGTTTCCTGCCAGGTAATAGTTCCCACACTAATGATGTACCCAATAAACATTACGGCAAAAATACTGTAAGCCAATTTTTTCCTTTTCAGATAGAAACCAAGTGCAAAGATCATAGCCATAGGGATAAGCATAATCGAGATGCTCTCAACCAAATTGGATATAAAAGAAGGATTTTCCAGAGGATGAGCAGAGTTAGCTCCAAAGAATCCCCCACCGTTTGTGCCAAGTTGCTTTATAGCAACAATTGCAGCAGCAGGACCTTGGGAAACAGTCTGACTAACTCCCTCAAGAGTGTGGATAGATGCTTTTCCGTCAAAGCCCATAGGAACACCTTGCAGAATAAGCACAATACCAGCTATCAATGATAACGGAAGAAGAATACGTGTGCAGCTTCTTACCAGGAAAAACCAGAAATTACCTATAGTCTGAGTAGTCTTTGCAGCCATAGCCTTCATCACTCCGGCCATAGCAGCCATTCCGGTTGCCGCAGTGATAAACTGGAAAAGCATAACAACAAACAGCTGAGTAAAGTAAGTCAGTCCACTTTCACCGCTATAATGCTGAAGGTTGCAGTTTACCAAAAAGCTGATGCAAGTATTAAAAGCCTGATCTGCACTTTGAGCAGCGTTACCATCCGGATTCAATGGCAACCAGTGTTGAGATACCAGTAAAATCATTCCCCAGAAAAACCAGAATAAGTTAAGCGTGAG is part of the uncultured Bacteroides sp. genome and encodes:
- a CDS encoding Crp/Fnr family transcriptional regulator; this translates as MIDELIKKIREDKENRDRFENIFIERQVAARTVLLNEGEIASYIHFIKRGCLRECFNKDGKDITFQFFFEGQPVASIDSVMNSTPSLFSIETIEPSTILSVKKQDFEMLLSTYPELKDKFQSFIFQRFSNYARLFLSRIKDTPQERYEDLVKNQPNIIKRIPQHYIASYLGITPVSLSRIRNRK
- a CDS encoding ATP-binding protein, whose product is MRIKTKLTYGIGMLFAMIVLLGILSLSYINKLNNETHKIYTNNNYSLDYCRNMLSVLDELNTSKKALQVFTSNLQMQQKNLTEVNEKETTDKLAVHFEKHRIKNDQQSLREMRSDIYTIMTLNMASIYHKSAVAKQTAMNALLWICLTFAVCIVFALGILFRFPHSILKPIKELINGITEIANHNYDKRLNFEPKSEFGEVSTSFNKMAERLNEYRVSTLADIIANKKYIEAIVNSITEPIIGLDNEKKILFINDEALNILNLKRENVIRKSAAELALKNDLLRRLVRELVNPEEKKEPLKIYADNKESYFQANYIPIRTIETGETEPHNIGDVILLKNITEFKELDTAKTTFLSTISHELKTPISAIMMSLQLLEDKRIGSLNEEQESLSHSIKENSERLLSITGELLKLTQVETGKLQLMPKITKPIELIEYAIKATRMQAEKFGCHIEVEYPEKIAKLFVDSEKIAWVLTNLLSNAIHYSKENSRIIIGAQQIGDVVEMFVQDFGKGIDPRYHESIFDRYFRVPGTKVQGSGLGLSISKDFIEAQNGTLTVESEVGKGSKFIIRFNVK
- a CDS encoding sensor protein KdpD; protein product: MDDENNVQHFLDLIKRSRRGKFKIYIGMIAGVGKTYRMLLEAHDLLKSGVDVQIGYIEAHGRAETEALIEGLPVIPRKKVFYKGKEIEEMDLQSILLIHPEIVIVDELAHTNVEGSLNEKRWQDVISLLDAGINVISAVNIQHIESLNEEIHDISGIEVKERIPDSVLEQADEVVNIDLTAEELVTRLKAGKIYRPDKIQIALNNFFKTENILQLRELALKEVALRVEKQVENEFIQDFSRIRHERFLACISANEKTPRKIIRKTARLATHYNTKFVALYVQTPKEAPDRIPLANQRHLLNHFKMATELGGEVVQIQSSDIIGTIIKVCKERQITTVCIGSPSFNIPRVFFSVTRYKKFIDSLSKANIDLIILS
- a CDS encoding K(+)-transporting ATPase subunit C; the protein is MKTTLIKSVKITLMFCLLLGICYVAVLWVFALIASPGKGNAELVMLNGKVVGAANVGQQFTKDTYFWGRPSAVNYAADASGGSNKSVTNKEYLKEVDARIDSFLIHHSYLKRSEVPVEMVTASGSGLDPDITPQCAYVQIKRVAKARGMNENMVKEIVEKQIQKPFLGIFGTAKINVLKLNIALDEVSK
- the kdpB gene encoding potassium-transporting ATPase subunit KdpB gives rise to the protein MEKNKITSLFPKEQVKASLKQSFVKLDPRMMIKNPVMFTVEVATAVMLFVTGYSVFNSSQGSVGYNITVFVILFITLLFANFAEAIAEARGKAQADSLRKTREETPAKQLINGKIEIVSSSRLRKGDIFECEAGDIIPADGEIIEGLASIDESAITGESAPVIREAGGDKSSVTGGTKVLSDEIKVMVSTQPGESFLDKMIALVEGASRQKTPNEIALTILLAGFTLVFIIVCMTLKPLADYSKASITIASLISLFVCLIPTTIGGLLSAIGIAGMDRALRANVITKSGKAVETAGDVDTLLLDKTGTITIGNRKATKFYPINGMEERAFIEFCMLSSMADETPEGRSIVELGRESGLRMRNLNTTGARMIKFTAETKCSGVDLQDGTQIRKGAFDSIRRIAESAGNKFPKETEEMTSAIANNGGTPLVVCVNKEIVGVVELQDIIKPGIQERFERLRKMGVKTVMVTGDNPLTAKYIAEKAGVDDFIAEAKPEDKMEYIKKEQGAGKLVAMMGDGTNDAPALAQANVGVAMNSGTQAAKEAGNMVDLDNDPTKLIEVVEIGKQLLMTRGTLTTFSIANDVAKYFAIVPALFMWSIPQLAALNVMGLHSPESAILSAIIFNSLIIPALIPLALAGVQYKPIGASALLRRNLLIYGGGGVIVPFIGIKIIDLIVGLFI
- the kdpA gene encoding potassium-transporting ATPase subunit KdpA; its protein translation is MNTQLIGNGIQIVLMIALSYPLGKHIAKVYKGEKSWSDFISPVENAIYRFCNIDPKEEMSWKKFLGTLLTLNLFWFFWGMILLVSQHWLPLNPDGNAAQSADQAFNTCISFLVNCNLQHYSGESGLTYFTQLFVVMLFQFITAATGMAAMAGVMKAMAAKTTQTIGNFWFFLVRSCTRILLPLSLIAGIVLILQGVPMGFDGKASIHTLEGVSQTVSQGPAAAIVAIKQLGTNGGGFFGANSAHPLENPSFISNLVESISIMLIPMAMIFALGFYLKRKKLAYSIFAVMFIGYIISVGTITWQETSGNPLIKGISQSGGAMEGKEVRIGSAATALWSSSTTATSNGSVNGMHDSMKPLSGTVEMLNMQINSWFGGVGVGFLNYYIFIIIAVFISGLMVGRTPELLGKKVEAKEMKIATILALFHPFMILLGTAVAAYLYTHHPGMVSAEGGWLNNPSYHGLSEMFYEYTSSAANNGSGFEGLKDNTPFWNYSTGLILILSRYIPIIGQVAIAGLMAKKKFIPESAGTLKTDTSTFGVMTFAVICIIAALAFFPTHALSTIAELLSL